A region of Cucumis melo cultivar AY chromosome 2, USDA_Cmelo_AY_1.0, whole genome shotgun sequence DNA encodes the following proteins:
- the LOC103502284 gene encoding uncharacterized protein LOC103502284 gives MADIQPPDPQINGAPPPLVVSSETVGSKRQRRPSVRLGDIGGDQPYDSYPRRTNKPWKFSLDNRKDSSAATAKNSKTRPLTNFSSADAEDKENNLDTVAIGSWRLKDSKRRGSAATKRARTNWVSSKHDEGGGGGEADEKYSAGEDVDEGYRDYDIENSESPLKEQSSMHSLENLAMEGQGNDREMLYQGNRRSIRSRVSEGRDHQEGLEFSGPSDTDARNWKCGTSGDRNGNGGRGLCGEDGVRVWLNGLGLGRYAPIFEIHEVDDEVLPMLTLEDLKDMGISAVGSRRKMYCAIQKLGKGFS, from the coding sequence ATGGCTGATATTCAACCCCCCGACCCCCAGATCAACGGCGCCCCTCCCCCTCTCGTTGTCTCCTCTGAAACCGTTGGATCCAAACGCCAGCGAAGGCCCAGCGTCCGATTGGGGGATATCGGCGGCGACCAACCCTACGATTCCTACCCCCGCCGCACCAATAAACCCTGGAAGTTTTCCTTGGATAATCGCAAGGACTCCTCCGCTGCCACTGCCAAGAACTCCAAAACTCGCCCTTTGACCAACTTCAGCTCGGCCGACGCCGAAGACAAAGAGAACAATTTGGACACCGTTGCAATTGGCAGTTGGAGATTAAAGGATTCCAAGCGGAGAGGCTCCGCCGCCACCAAGAGGGCCAGAACTAATTGGGTATCCTCCAAGCACGACGAAGGCGGCGGAGGTGGGGAAGCAGATGAAAAGTATAGCGCCGGCGAAGACGTGGATGAGGGGTACCGGGATTACGACATTGAAAACTCGGAAAGTCCTCTAAAAGAGCAAAGTTCAATGCATTCGCTTGAGAATTTGGCGATGGAAGGTCAGGGGAATGATAGGGAGATGCTTTATCAGGGGAATAGAAGATCTATAAGGTCTAGGGTTTCGGAGGGGAGAGACCACCAAGAGGGGCTCGAATTTTCAGGGCCTTCAGATACTGATGCTAGGAATTGGAAGTGCGGGACTAGCGGTGATAGGAATGGGAATGGTGGGAGAGGGCTGTGTGGGGAAGATGGGGTTAGAGTTTGGCTCAACGGCTTAGGGTTGGGTCGGTATGCTCCAATTTTTGAAATTCACGAGGTGGACGATGAGGTTTTGCCAATGTTGACACTCGAGGATCTCAAGGATATGGGAATAAGTGCAGTTGGGTCGCGGAGAAAAATGTACTGCGCAATACAGAAGTTAGGGAAGGGATTTTCATGA